Proteins encoded in a region of the Triticum dicoccoides isolate Atlit2015 ecotype Zavitan chromosome 3A, WEW_v2.0, whole genome shotgun sequence genome:
- the LOC119267373 gene encoding cytochrome P450 734A6-like produces the protein MMGWWWIAAAAAAALAYVAAKLMEVLWWRPRRVEEHFARQGIRGPPYRFFIGCVREMVALMVAASAKPMPPPYRSHNVLPRVLAFYHHWKKIYGSTFLIWFGPTPRLAVADPDLIREILLSRAEHFDRYESHPMVRQLEGEGLVSLRGEKWAHHRRVLAPTFHMENLKMLLPFIGKTVVDMAEKWVTMADPASGEVEIDVSEWFQIVTEDAITRTAFGRSYEDGKAVFKLQTQLMAFASEAFRKVFIPGYRFLPTKKNTSSWKLDKEIRKNLVTLIGRRQEATDDERLQGCAKDLLGLMINASSNGGRRGQPVSPITVNDIVEECKTFFFAGKQTTSNLLTWTTVVLAMHPEWQERARHEVLEVCGAHDIPCREQLAKLKTLGMILNETLRLYPPAVATVRRAKSDVVLGGYHIPRDTELLIPIMAVHHDARLWGPDATQFNPARFADGVARAAKHPTAFIPFGLGARMCIGQNLALLEAKLTVAIILQRFEFRLSPKYVHAPTVLMLLHPQYGAPVIFRSRPSSQMPDHRL, from the exons ATGATGGGCTGGTGGtggatcgcggcggcggcggcggcggcgctggcgtacGTGGCGGCCAAGCTGATGGAGGTGCTGTGGTGGCGGCCGCGGCGCGTGGAGGAGCACTTCGCGCGGCAGGGGATCAGGGGCCCGCCCTACCGCTTCTTCATCGGGTGCGTCCGGGAGATGGTGGCGCTCATGGTGGCCGCCTCCGCCAAGCCAATGCCGCCACCCTACCGCTCCCACAACGTCCTCCCCCGCGTCCTCGCCTTCTACCACCACTGGAAGAAAATCTACG GCTCCACGTTCCTCATATGGTTCGGCCCGACGCCGCGGCTCGCCGTCGCCGACCCCGACCTCATCCGGGAGATCCTCCTCTCGCGCGCCGAGCACTTCGACCGCTACGAGTCGCACCCCATGGTGCGGCAGCTCGAGGGGGAGGGGCTCGTCAGCCTGCGCGGCGAGAAGTGGGCGCACCACCGCAGGGTGCTCGCGCCCACCTTCCACATGGAGAACCTCAAG ATGCTGCTGCCGTTCATCGGGAAGACGGTGGTGGACATGGCGGAGAAGTGGGTCACCATGGCCGACCCCGCGTCCGGCGAGGTCGAGATCGACGTGTCCGAGTGGTTCCAGATCGTGACAGAGGACGCCATCACGCGCACGGCCTTCGGCCGGAGCTACGAGGACGGCAAGGCAGTCTTCAAGCTGCAGACGCAGCTCATGGCCTTCGCCTCCGAGGCATTCCGCAAGGTCTTCATCCCTGGATACAG GTTCTTGCCGACCAAGAAGAACACGAGCTCGTGGAAACTGGACAAGGAGATCAGGAAGAACCTGGTGACGCTCATCGGCCGGCGGCAGGAGGCTACCGACGACGAGAGGCTCCAAGGGTGCGCCAAGGACCTCCTCGGCCTCATGATCAACGCCAGCAGCAACGGCGGCAGGAGAGGGCAGCCGGTCAGCCCCATCACCGTGAACGACATCGTGGAGGAGTGCAAGACGTTCTTCTTCGCCGGCAAGCAGACGACGTCCAACCTCCTGACATGGACCACCGTGGTGCTCGCCATGCACCCGGAGTGGCAGGAGCGTGCCCGGCATGAGGTCCTCGAAGTCTGCGGCGCGCACGACATCCCCTGCCGCGAGCAGCTCGCCAAGCTCAAGACT CTCGGCATGATCCTGAACGAGACGCTGCGGCTGTACCCTCCGGCGGTGGCGACGGTGCGGCGGGCCAAGTCCGACGTGGTGCTCGGCGGCTATCACATCCCGCGCGACACAGAGCTGCTGATCCCCATCATGGCCGTGCACCACGACGCGCGGCTGTGGGGGCCGGACGCGACCCAGTTCAACCCGGCGCGGTTCGCGGACGGCGTGGCGCGGGCGGCCAAGCACCCGACGGCCTTCATACCCTTCGGGCTGGGCGCGCGGATGTGCATCGGCCAGAACCTGGCGCTCCTGGAGGCCAAGCTCACGGTGGCCATCATCCTCCAGCGGTTCGAGTTCCGGCTGTCGCCCAAGTACGTCCACGCGCCGACGGTCCTGATGCTCCTCCACCCGCAGTACGGCGCGCCCGTGATCTTCCGATCCCGCCCATCATCCCAGATGCCAGATCATCGCctgtga